TAGCTAATATATCCTTTTGTATCTTGCAGGCGCTAGAGCAAATTGGCAACTTTTTAAAGGCTGACAATGGTGGTTATGCAAGATAATAGTATGATATTTGGCGCAAGCATGTTTTGAtcgtttatattttttttcctcttccatTTGCAGTTTGCAATTAAGGCCATGCTGTTGTGCAGTATTTTTTTGAAgtgtgaaaataaaaatgaaaataaatgtaACATGGCACATGTTTATGCATAATTTGTGTTGGCAATTAAGCGGCATTTGACAGCCACTAGGTTTTGTTTATTGTTGATGATGTAcagtatatactatatattctGGTTGTTAAAGTTTTTGCTGTAAACATTGTTTGGTTGATCAGTTAATGTGTGACTGACTTCCTGCAAGAGATTGTATGTTGTAAAGTGATACTGTATATCTTCTATTTAGGTCTCCCATGGGTCTTCTTAATTGGTGTTTTCATGCTTCAATCTTGCTTTTTGCTGTATGAAAGATTCATCTATAGAACACTCATTAGTTATTTCTGAAAACAAATTCTCAGTATAATCACCCATTGCACGAGTGATATTTTGAAAGTGTAAACTATATTTAACTTCACGAATGGTTGACAGTACATCCTTAATTAAAGTTTAACTGAATTCGTTTTGTATTTTCATCTATAGGCATTTAAAATATGTACACactattttgatattttgatgtGTGAATATTACAGCCtcaataaaaaatgaaagtttttttttctcctttgatAATGTACAGGACAAAATACTTGGATATCATTCGCCTAAATCCAACACCGACACGCCCAATTTGGCCACTCGCCCAATTCAGAGGAGGTCCGAAAAGACTAGGTAATAGAACTAGCCCATTACTCCCTATGTTTACTCCACCATCTCCTATGACACTCTTACGCTCTTATATACAAGGCATCATAAGCATCAGAATGGGATCACATTTTTCTTCCACAAAATAACTGAAAAAACCTAATATTAGTACCTAATATTCTACTAGCCTGATAATCATATTCTGCATTCCCCCTCGAATCCTTGTAGGAACAGACAATAATAAGGGccgaattaaaaaaaaaaggacaaacTAATGGTTAACATATCTAATAGCTAACACTATCAAAAAACCATATCAGCATCAAGTTTACAATCAATATGTGCGCTTATACACAATAGAGTTGGAGTTGTGCCTATGATAGAAATACTTGGTCTTGAAGTATACTAAATGCTTCTATCTATTTAAATATTTTCCCTACGAAATTTTAGAAGATAGAGATGAGGTGGGGGAGAGGAGCTCCTACGTGTAGTAGTGTACAAAATTTTAGAAACGATATATGTACTAGGAACTCATCATTACTACCATCTAACTACATTAATATATCCATGTTTCGTACCCAATTACAAGAAGGTTGAGTTGGCCGAGTTGGTCTAAGGCGCCAGATTAAGGTTCTGGTCCGAAAGGGCGTGGGTTCAAATCCCACACTCAacaatacttttttattttttctcttttttctcttttttgttgGTCCCACCACCAAAGTCCTTCCTTATTCCTTATCTGCTGCAACCTCAACCCTCCAATAAGGTAGGAATATTCATACCTCAAAAGATAACAAAGCAATATGGGGATGATAACCATGCCTTACTCATCATCTCTCCATAAACCATATCATTATTaccataataatattaatatccTCCATTACCATCATTACCATCATTACCATCAAACATGCTTCAACATCAACCTCCCAAAATTCACAATAAGAGCTTCTTCCTCTGCTGCACCTGGTGTTGACCTCAACTCTCTTGATTCTGCCATTGCCAAGGTCTTTCTATCTCAACACTCTTCACTTTAATATATGTCAACAACATATGAGTTTATACTTAACAATATGAAGGTTTCCTGAATTTTGAGTTCAAAAtagattattttgttttatgtttataataaccTCATGAAATTATTTCTAATTCATTGATatggtattttttattttttttactatttaggTAATGTAACTGAACTAGTGACAGgtatatatgtaaataaaaaatgttttttgtgCAGAAAGATAGCAATGCTGTTAAAGAGGCACTTGATCAACTTAGTGAAATTGGTTGGGCCAAGAAATGGAGTTCTCAGCCATATGTTTCACGTCGTACGGTTAGTCTCCATTGTAAATTTTCAAGCGATTTCTGGGAAAGATGGCATCATGCCACCTAAAATGTTAAGCTCATTGATGCTTCTATTATCTATATAACATTCACAAACATATGAATGAGACATATCATTGTGTACACTATGTAGTACCGACTCTTCAGATTGAAGATTTGAACGGTTTCTAACACGTGTTGTTGATGGCACTGACACATGTAGTTACAGTTGATTCAACTTTTCACAATTATTCTCATCTACGTGTCAATGTAGTGTCTTGTATTTGTGTGAGTGTTTCATAGTCATGTTATGTATACAACTCCAATGCTTCGCAATATTTGAAAATTCATATGCAAGCTTCATCATTCTACCAAGTTTTGACCTTTTTTGAATTTGTGCACCAGACATCAATTCGAGAGCTGACAACTTTGGGGATTAAAAATGCAGAGAACCTTGCAATCCCTAGTGTCAGAAACGATGTGAGTTTTCATagttgctttttattttttacttttgtattGTCAAATGGAATTATACATGACATGTGACTTTCTTGAGAATTAAGCTTGTTCTAAGTCCAAATTATAACATAGTTCTTTCTGATACAGGCAGCTTTTCTCTTTACTGTGGTTGGAACAACTGGATTCTTGGGTATTCTGGCTGGCCAGCTTCCCGGGGTAACCATTCGACTCTTATGTCTTGATCTGTATGTCTATTTGATGATCTTGTGTATGGTAATTTGCTTTTAGAAGTATGATGAAGACTAGTAGCGTTATTCGCAAATGTGGATGTAACATTTATGTTTTCAAATTGCAGTTGTAGCCAAGCATATTATATATAGGCCACCACAATTGAGGGCATTGAACAGTTGCTAACATTAGTTATAATTTTCTGTAATTATgattttttagggtttagagttgtCTCCTCTTCCAAGTAACAAACTCGTGCATTTAGCTTATAACTATTAAACAGACGTTTAAGGTTGTGTACTTGGTACAATAGTAGGAaagtaaattttaaaattgaaatccTTTTACACTTGCTTGATATGGCTAACTAAGAAAATAGAGAAAGTGGAAAATAAGTTTGGCTGAAGATGATTTCCTCCTAATAGTTTTCACTTTCCCATTTTACCATCTCTGATTTATGCTTACTGACTCATGCAGGATTGGGGCTTCTTTGTACCATACTTGATTGGGAGTATTTCCTTAGTGGTTTTGGGCATAGGTAGCACATCACCAGGGTAAGAATTAAGCTTTACCAAGTAGCAG
This portion of the Trifolium pratense cultivar HEN17-A07 linkage group LG3, ARS_RC_1.1, whole genome shotgun sequence genome encodes:
- the LOC123916461 gene encoding uncharacterized protein LOC123916461 — translated: MGMITMPYSSSLHKPYHYYHNNINILHYHHYHHYHQTCFNINLPKFTIRASSSAAPGVDLNSLDSAIAKKDSNAVKEALDQLSEIGWAKKWSSQPYVSRRTTSIRELTTLGIKNAENLAIPSVRNDAAFLFTVVGTTGFLGILAGQLPGDWGFFVPYLIGSISLVVLGIGSTSPGLLQAAISSFSAVFPDYQERIARHEAAHFLIAYLLGLPIFGYSLDIGKEHVNLIDERLEKLLYSGQLDTKELDRLAVVSMAGLAAEGLTYDKVVGQSADLFTLQRFINRTKPQLSKDQQQNITRWAVLFAASLLKNNKATHEALMASMANKATVLECIQTIESASS